In a single window of the Prochlorococcus marinus str. AS9601 genome:
- the ilvC gene encoding ketol-acid reductoisomerase has protein sequence MTQLFYDTDADLSLLNNKTIAIIGYGSQGHAHALNLKDSGMDVIVGLYKGSKSESKAISDGLQVFSVSEACEKADWIMILLPDEFQKDVYLKEIEPNLKEGKILSFAHGFNIRFGLIKPPSFVDVVMIAPKGPGHTVRWEYQNGQGVPALFAVEQDSSGNARSLAMAYAKGIGGTRAGILETNFKEETETDLFGEQAVLCGGLSELVKSGFETLVEAGYQPELAYFECLHEVKLIVDLMVKGGLSQMRDSISNTAEYGDYVSGKRLINSDTKKEMQKILKDIQDGTFAKNFVEECDKNKPLMTKLREENSKHEIEKVGKGLRSMFSWLK, from the coding sequence ATGACCCAACTCTTTTACGACACAGATGCTGATCTAAGTCTTTTAAATAATAAAACAATAGCGATTATTGGATATGGTTCACAAGGTCATGCACATGCCCTAAACCTTAAAGATAGCGGTATGGATGTAATTGTTGGATTATATAAAGGAAGTAAGTCTGAGAGCAAAGCTATTAGCGATGGACTACAAGTATTTAGCGTTTCTGAAGCTTGCGAAAAAGCAGATTGGATTATGATTCTCCTCCCAGATGAGTTTCAGAAAGATGTTTACCTTAAAGAAATAGAACCAAACTTAAAAGAAGGAAAGATATTAAGTTTTGCTCATGGCTTCAATATCAGATTCGGACTTATCAAACCTCCTAGTTTTGTGGATGTTGTAATGATTGCCCCAAAAGGACCTGGACACACTGTTCGTTGGGAATATCAGAATGGTCAAGGAGTTCCAGCATTGTTTGCCGTAGAGCAGGATTCTTCAGGGAATGCAAGATCATTGGCGATGGCTTACGCAAAAGGGATTGGCGGAACGAGAGCTGGGATTCTTGAAACAAACTTCAAAGAAGAAACAGAAACTGATTTATTTGGAGAACAAGCAGTTTTGTGCGGAGGGTTATCAGAACTCGTCAAATCAGGATTCGAAACTCTTGTAGAGGCAGGCTATCAGCCCGAACTTGCTTACTTCGAATGCTTACATGAAGTTAAACTTATTGTTGATTTAATGGTGAAGGGAGGCTTATCTCAAATGAGAGATTCCATTTCAAATACTGCAGAATATGGAGATTATGTAAGTGGTAAAAGACTTATCAATAGTGATACAAAGAAAGAAATGCAGAAAATTCTAAAGGATATTCAAGATGGTACTTTCGCTAAGAATTTTGTGGAAGAATGCGATAAGAACAAACCCTTAATGACAAAATTAAGAGAAGAGAACTCAAAACATGAAATTGAGAAAGTGGGTAAAGGTCTGCGCTCGATGTTCAGTTGGCTGAAATAA